One Paraburkholderia aromaticivorans genomic region harbors:
- a CDS encoding alginate export family protein yields the protein MKLAACIGLAVAGLALGFGEDTRAESEGQPSQQTVTPTERCDAKRPVVMFNRWQEDWSVLKNPCVPREPLDSLKYIPLGGDPYSYLSLGANLRERLEVNDAPLFGIGSGHSDTYVIQRAQVSADARIGPYLQFFAQLEDARPFGKDMVTPVDKNPLDLEQAFVAWVSPLGPGTVKFRVGRQEMAFDLQRFISVRDGPNVRQAYDAIWADYEYQKWRFIGYLTQPVQYRDVSAFDDTSNSHLTFSGVRFERQGVGPGDLSGYYSLYTRDDARFLDAQGDEHRNVFDLRYTGKIAATDWDVESMYQTGHVGDKTIAAWAVGSLLGYTLDSPWKPRFGLQVDAASGDRHLNDGRVETFNPLFPNGYYFTLAGYTGYANLIHVKPSITLKPSSKLALLFAVGFQWRMSTNDAIYQQGSAVVPGTAGHGTRWTGAYAQIRADWTVATNLIASVEAVHFQVGDSVRELGGSNADYVGLELKYGW from the coding sequence ATGAAACTCGCGGCATGTATCGGGCTTGCCGTTGCTGGGCTTGCGCTCGGGTTCGGCGAAGACACACGGGCGGAGAGCGAGGGGCAACCCTCTCAGCAGACCGTCACGCCAACTGAAAGGTGTGACGCCAAGCGGCCGGTCGTCATGTTCAATCGCTGGCAAGAAGATTGGTCCGTTCTCAAGAATCCCTGTGTACCGCGCGAGCCACTCGATAGCCTGAAATATATCCCGCTCGGAGGTGACCCATATTCGTATCTGTCGCTCGGGGCCAATCTGCGCGAGCGCCTCGAGGTCAACGATGCGCCTCTATTCGGCATCGGCTCGGGACATTCGGATACCTACGTGATCCAGCGCGCGCAGGTCAGTGCCGACGCGCGTATTGGCCCGTACCTTCAGTTCTTTGCGCAACTCGAAGATGCCAGGCCGTTCGGCAAGGATATGGTGACGCCTGTTGACAAGAATCCGCTGGATCTGGAACAGGCATTTGTTGCGTGGGTCAGTCCGCTTGGGCCCGGAACGGTGAAATTCCGCGTCGGCCGCCAGGAAATGGCATTCGACCTTCAACGGTTCATTTCCGTTCGCGACGGTCCGAACGTACGCCAGGCGTACGACGCTATCTGGGCCGACTACGAGTATCAGAAATGGCGCTTCATCGGTTACCTGACCCAGCCTGTTCAGTACCGCGACGTCTCGGCATTCGACGACACGTCGAATAGCCATTTGACCTTTAGCGGCGTGCGTTTCGAACGGCAGGGCGTTGGGCCTGGAGACCTATCTGGATATTATTCGCTTTACACCCGTGACGATGCGCGGTTCCTTGATGCGCAAGGCGATGAGCATCGCAACGTGTTTGACCTGCGATATACGGGGAAAATCGCTGCCACGGATTGGGACGTGGAGTCGATGTACCAAACGGGCCACGTCGGCGACAAGACGATTGCTGCATGGGCGGTTGGCTCGCTGCTCGGCTACACGCTCGATTCTCCCTGGAAGCCGCGCTTCGGTTTGCAGGTCGATGCGGCATCCGGTGACCGCCATTTGAACGACGGCCGCGTCGAGACCTTCAATCCGCTTTTCCCGAACGGTTATTACTTCACGTTGGCGGGCTACACGGGGTATGCCAACCTCATCCATGTGAAACCCTCGATTACCCTCAAGCCGTCCAGCAAGCTGGCCTTGTTATTCGCCGTTGGATTCCAATGGCGGATGAGCACGAACGACGCCATTTATCAGCAGGGAAGTGCTGTCGTCCCGGGTACTGCTGGCCACGGCACGCGATGGACCGGCGCCTACGCACAAATACGTGCTGACTGGACCGTGGCGACCAACCTGATTGCCTCCGTTGAGGCCGTTCATTTCCAGGTCGGAGATTCTGTCCGCGAACTGGGCGGGAGCAACGCCGACTATGTTGGGCTGGAGCTGAAGTATGGCTGGTAG